In Spodoptera frugiperda isolate SF20-4 chromosome 1, AGI-APGP_CSIRO_Sfru_2.0, whole genome shotgun sequence, the following are encoded in one genomic region:
- the LOC118273272 gene encoding cytosolic carboxypeptidase 6, which produces MSDSEESDGEGGLGNLSRLIVRPPGQSGKAKRGQLCFDAAFECGNLGRADHITDLEYDLYVRPDTCRPRARFWFNFTIENVKQDQRVILNIVNLAKETTLFDSDMTPLVRSTSRPKWQRIPRRLIFYHRSLVHRGRKILSIAFAFDREEDVYHFSAAASYSYSRLQKHLATWEKRAQAFATRQSIAQTTQKRRIDLVTIGDYNVKEKEEVKEDPVLTKVKPAVTKKRVVLIIARTHGGEPPSSFVCQGFLDYLLGSSEKAVALRNNIILEVIPMLNPDGVFLGNQRSDLLGGDLNRCWNRATSFAHPALVAVNDLLKKLASEKNVQLDFIIDIHADISHEGVFVRGNSYDDVYRFERQAVLPKFLGARIEAWRPDACFYNSDSLLAGTARRALPSGFIDAYTLLVSLGGRRLSPRGPYIHYTEDAYTKIGKSLAKSLCDYYRHIGVIPPRVGRSKKKDQRGRRRRRRPVIERDRSPSSSPERRVLAGRVLSPSLPKVSPPALQALPARLSRRPILKSRPRTMLDIDHILPVITGTAVKTPRLAVVDMSAYIQTPKVFGNHRTESTQLRLSRPPRPSQTRFTSDEYDTHESDS; this is translated from the exons ATGTCAG ATAGTGAAGAAAGCGACGGAGAAGGAGGTTTGGGCAATTTGAGTAGGCTGATCGTTCGTCCTCCGGGGCAGAGTGGGAAAGCCAAACGTGGACAGCTGTGTTTCGACGCAGCGTTTGAGTGTGGGAACTTGGGACGAGCAGACCATATCACAGACCTGGAGTATGATCTGTACGTCAGACCAGACACCTGCAGACCCAGGGCTCGGTTCTGGTTCAATTTTACAATTGAAAACGTTAAACAGGATCAG AGAGTGAtactaaatattgttaatttggCCAAAGAGACGACCTTGTTCGACAGTGATATGACCCCTCTAGTCCGGTCTACGTCACGGCCGAAATG gCAACGGATTCCCAGGCGTCTAATATTCTACCACCGTTCTCTTGTACATCGAGGGCGAAAGATCTTAAGTATTGCGTTTGCTTTCGATCGAGAAGAAGATGTGTATCACTTTTCGGCTGCAGCTTCTTATTCTTACTCGCGACTTCAGAAGCACCTCGCCACGTGGGAGAAGAGGGCACAGGCTTTTGCCACGAGACAGTCTATTGCTCAGACCACT CAAAAACGGCGCATAGATCTCGTAACTATAGGAGATTATAACGTCAAAGAAAAAGAGGAGGTTAAAGAAGATCCTGTGTTAACTAAAGTGAAGCCAGCAGTGACGAAAAAGCGAGTCGTACTCATTATAGCGAGGACACACGGAGGGGAACCGCCCTCCTCATTTGTTTGTCAAG GTTTCTTGGACTACCTATTGGGATCGTCAGAAAAGGCAGTAGCTCTAAGGAACAACATTATTTTAGAG GTAATACCAATGCTGAATCCAGACGGAGTTTTCCTTGGCAACCAGAGGTCAGATCTGCTGGGCGGTGACCTCAACCGTTGTTGGAACCGAGCCACCAGTTTCGCGCACCCCGCTCTAGTTGCAGTTAACGATCTGCTTAAGAAGCTTGCCTCAGAGAAG AACGTGCAGTTGGATTTTATAATTGACATTCACGCAGACATTAGTCACGAGGGAGTGTTTGTTCGAGGTAACTCTTATGATGACGTGTATAG GTTTGAACGACAGGCAGTCCTTCCTAAATTTCTAGGTGCTCGCATAGAAGCGTGGCGGCCTGACGCGTGCTTCTACAATTCTGATTCTCTACTGGCTGGCACTGCTCGGCGAGCCCTGCCCTCGGGATTCATTGACGCTTACACACTATTGGTATCTTTAGGAGGAAGAAGATTATCTCCTAGGGGTCCTTACATACATTACACTGAAGATGCAT ATACTAAAATAGGTAAATCTCTAGCAAAATCTCTTTGCGATTACTATCGACATATTGGGGTCATTCCCCCGCGAGTAGGTCGGAGTAAGAAGAAAGATCAAAGGGGCAGACGGCGGCGGAGACGACCTGTTATTGAACGCGACAG gtCACCCAGTTCATCACCTGAACGACGAGTTTTAGCTGGTCGAGTATTGTCACCGTCCCTGCCAAAAGTATCCCCGCCTGCCCTGCAAGCTTTACCAGCAAGGCTTTCACGTCGTCCAATACTTAAGTCTCGACCAAGAACTATGCTAGACATTGATCACATACTGCCTGTTATAACAG GGACTGCCGTAAAAACTCCACGACTAGCTGTAGTCGACATGAGTGCGTACATCCAAACACCTAAAGTATTTGGAAATCATAGAACAGAGAGCACACAACTGAGGCTCAGCAGACCACCACGTCCATCACAAACCAGGTTCACGAGTGACGAGTACGACACTCACGAGTCGGATTCTTAA
- the LOC118273274 gene encoding TATA box-binding protein-like 1, producing the protein MATLLQENGIKELSKVVPNRGISSHSVTNHMVPDHEYCEAGSTSTSQMKCTDTSEAMAPPAAIEEEEDTPEIDIMINNVVCSFSVKCHLNLRQIALNGVNVEFRRENGMVTMKLRRPYTTASIWSSGRVTCTGATSEDQAKVAARRYARALQKLGFQVRFRNFRVVNVLGTCRMPFGIRIISFSKKYKEADYEPELHPGVTYKLYNPKATLKIFSTGGVTITARSVSDVQSAVERIFPLVYEFRKPLTPADEELLRQKRAARSGVPAPAPPPDDDPMHLVTLSDDDNEAWE; encoded by the exons ATGGCTACGCTCCTCCAAGAGAATGGTATAAAGGAGTTAAGCAAAGTTGTGCCTAACCGTGGTATATCCTCACATAGTGTAACAAATCATATGGTGCCTGATCATGAATATTGCGAAGCTGGGTCAACTAGCACGTCACAGATGAAGTGTACCGATACAAGTGAGGCGATGGCGCCACCCGCCGCCATTGAAGAAGAGGAGGATACACCAGAAATAGATATAATGATAAACAATGTTGTGTGCAGTTTTAGTGTTAAGTGCCACCTGAACCTTAGACAGATAGCATTAAATGGTGTGAACGTTGAATTTCGCCGCGAGAACGGCATGGTAACTATGAAGTTACGGCGTCCATACACTACTGCGTCCATCTGGTCGTCCGGCCGCGTGACGTGCACTGGTGCAACCAGCGAGGACCAGGCGAAGGTTGCCGCACGACGGTATGCGCGCGCCCTTCAGAAGCTCGGCTTCCAAGTGCGTTTCCGCAATTTCCGTGTAGTCAATGTATTAGGCACCTGTCGGATGCCGTTTGGTATAAGGATCATATCTTTTTCGAAAAAATACAAGGAAGCAGa CTATGAACCTGAGCTCCATCCTGGAGTCACATATAAGTTATACAATCCTAAAGCCACACTCAAGATATTCTCCACTGGTGGTGTGACTATCACag CTCGGAGTGTGAGTGACGTTCAGTCAGCCGTGGAACGCATCTTCCCTTTGGTGTACGAGTTCCGCAAGCCTCTAACACCGGCAGACGAAGAGCTGCTGCGACAGAAGCGTGCAGCCCGTTCCGGTGTGCCAGCTCCTGCGCCCCCGCCGGATGATGACCCCATGCACTTGGTGACGCTGTCGGACGACGACAACGAAGCCTGGGAATGA
- the LOC118273703 gene encoding rho-associated protein kinase 2 isoform X2, which yields MESVKDEERLRRLRALEERLCDPRSPGNVDCLLDTVTALVSDCDHPAIRRMKNVEAYTSRYEAFASDIVDLRMKAADFDLIKVIGRGAFGEVQLVRHKSTRQVYAMKLLSKVEMIKRSDSTFFWEERHIMAHANSEWILKLHFAFQDHKYLYMVMDYMPGGDLVSLMSNYDIPEKWAKFYTMEIVLALDVIHGMGFVHRDVKPDNMLIDKYGHLKLADFGTCMRMGPDGLVRASNAVGTPDYISPEVLQSQNGEGVYGRECDWWAVGIFLYEMLIGDPPFYADSLVGTYGKIMDHRNSLQFPDDVEISKDAKSLIRGLLTDRIKRLGKNSVNEIKQHPFFINDQWSFENLRDSVPPVVPELSSDDDTRNFDDMEKSDALDESFPVPKAFVGNHLPFVGFTYNGDYQLCARGLKAADVVDTISNNHINNVGSEAILQLEKLLERERDGRRKLEDTQVTLCAQLEEFSQRDSRNKKIIADTDKELALLRHDLKELQRKADIEAETRRKAEFNYNEAKRRLDEEQSKRAKEINNLQTYNDKINALEMQLTELREKLKQESEAAAKSRKQAAELTAAQAAAAAVNDGTVASLRAQRDNLERERSALSEELAGVKAAKQRCDAAVAEATSRLNAAHAELERASTRLNQIMADNRQLSERVSSLEKECASLAHELRAAKHMYQQEVRAHQDTQRSQLLSKQEANLELVKALQSKLNEEKTARQRSESACQEKDRQMSMLSVDYRQMQQRLQKLEGEHRQETEKAMGLAASLEQERAARMAASGEVAAAEAAARAAAAERDARARDLHAVRTALHDTSEKLAAASAERDMHCARSEELRQQLETEQHYCFVYKSQANDMRLMLEENTRAARDAEQERSSLLHQLQLAIARADSEAIARSIAEETVGELEKEKTMKELEMRDAMSQHRSELAARDAMLQGLRDRDHENRATIDLQRKEVDELRRNGTALAERVATLQRLQEDVDRLNKKLNSEIMLKQQAVNKLAEIMNRKDMNPAATKNKSKMSVRKDKDYRKLQQELTREKEKFDQHMSKLQRDLQDCQQQLLDEQSTRQRLAMEVDSKDAEIEQLKEKLAALTSETASQSSADAEDGETEQTLEGWLSVPFKQNIRRHGWKKQYVVVSSKKIIFYNTENDKQNTTDPVMILDLSKVFHVRSVTQGDVIRADAKDIPRIFQLLYAGEGEARRPGDAADTPAEAGDHAGNTVQHKGHDLVSITYHIPTACEVCTRPLWHMFRPPQAYECRRCRMKIHAEHVAEGDGAAGPGVAACKLHADRARELLLLAPAAPDQRRWVARLQRRVQRYGYRAAHTNHDHTKLSPRDSMRSNLKSAYMNASQRSSTLPANASLPRQ from the exons ATGGAATCGGTGAAGGACGAAGAACGTCTGCGGCGGCTGCGTGCCCTGGAGGAGCGGCTTTGTGACCCTCGTTCTCCTGGCAACGTGGACTGCTTGCTGGACACCGTGACTGCTCTCGTTTCCGACTGTGACCACCCGGCTATCCGTCGCATGAAGAATGTCGAGGCTTACACCAGCAGAT ATGAGGCTTTTGCTTCAGACATTGTAGACCTGCGCATGAAAGCAGcagattttgatttaataaaagtGATTGGCCGTGGAGCATTTGGTGAAGTGCAACTAGTCAGACACAAGTCTACACGTCAAGTGTATGCCATGAAATTACTCAGTAAAGTTGAAATGATCAAGAGATCTGATTCTACATTTTTCTGGGAGGAACGACACATAATGGCACACGCTAACTCCGAGTGGatattaaaacttcattttGCTTTTCAAGACCACAAGTATTTATACATGGTAATGGATTACATGCCTGGCGGTGATCTGGTTAGCCTTATGTCCAACTATGATATACCTGAGAAATGGGCAAAATTTTATACTATGGAAATTGTCCTCGCTCTAGACGTAATTCATGGTATGGGTTTTGTACATCGTGATGTTAAACCAGATAATATGTTAATTGATAAATACGGACATCTAAAGCTAGCTGATTTTGGTACATGCATGCGAATGGGACCTGATGGTCTTGTGCGGGCAAGTAATGCTGTTGGTACTCCTGATTACATCTCACCGGAAGTGTTGCAATCACAGAATGGTGAAGGAGTTTATGGTCGTGAATGTGACTGGTGGGCTGtgggaatatttttatatgaaatgctTATAGGAGATCCTCCTTTTTATGCAGACAGTTTGGTCGGTACATATGGCAAAATTATGGATCACAGAAACTCACTACAGTTTCCAGATGATGTAGAAATTTCAAAGGATGCCAAATCTCTAATCAGGGGTCTTCTAACAGACAGAATCAAAAGGTTGGGCAAAAATAGTGTTAATGAAATTAAGCAGCACCCATTTTTCATCAATGACCAGTGGAGTTTTGAAAACTTGAGGGACTCTGTACCACCTGTCGTGCCTGAATTATCTAGTGATGATGATACAAGGAATTTTGATGACATGGAAAAGTCTGATGCTTTAGATGAATCTTTTCCTGTGCCCAAAGCATTTGTTGGTAACCATTTGCCTTTTGTAGGTTTTACTTATAATGGTGATTATCAATTATGCGCGAGAGGATTAAAGGCAGCCGATGTGGTAGATACTATCTCTAATAATCATATTAATAATGTTGGATCTGAAGCCATATTGCAACTGGAAAAACTTCTTGAAAGAGAAAGGGATGGTCGAAGAAAGTTGGAAGACACTCAAGTAACATTATGTGCTCAACTTGAAGAGTTTTCTCAGAGAGATTctagaaataagaaaataatagctGATACAGACAAAGAATTAGCACTATTACGTCACGATCTGAAAGAGTTACAAAGAAAGGCTGACATAGAAGCAGAGACCAGGAGAAAAGCTGAATTCAATTATAATGAAGCTAAACGACGACTCGACGAAGAGCAAAGTAAACGAGCGAAGGAAATAAACAACTTACAGACatataatgataaaattaatgcTTTAGAAATGCAATTGACAGAGCTGcgtgaaaaattaaaacaagaatcCGAAGCTGCTGCTAAATCAAGGAAACAAGCTGCAGAACTGACTGCCGCGCAGGCGGCTGCCGCTGCTGTTAACGACGGCACTGTGGCCAGTTTGCGTGCTCAGCGTGATAACCTGGAGAGAGAACGAAGTGCTCTCTCAGAGGAACTTGCTGGTGTTAAGGCAGCTAAACAACGTTGTGATGCAGCTGTAGCAGAAGCCACCAGTAGACTGAATGCCGCCCACGCCGAGCTCGAACGGGCATCGACACGACTAAATCAAATTATGGCCGACAATAGGCAGCTTTCAGAGCGAGTTTCCTCGTTGGAGAAGGAATGTGCGTCTCTGGCGCACGAGCTTCGTGCAGCCAAGCACATGTACCAGCAGGAAGTACGTGCACACCAGGATACGCAACGGTCTCAATTGCTCTCTAAACAAGAAGCCAATTTGGAGCTAGTCAAGG CTCTGCAATCCAAACTGAACGAGGAGAAGACGGCGCGACAACGTTCTGAATCTGCGTGCCAAGAGAAAGATAGGCAGATGTCGATGCTCAGTGTCGATTATAGACAGATGCAACAGCGCCTGCAGAAACTAGAAGGAGAACATCGACAGGAGACTGAAAAG GCAATGGGTCTAGCAGCTTCGTTGGAGCAGGAGCGGGCTGCGCGGATGGCGGCGAGCGGCGAGGTGGCGGCGGCCGAAGCCGCGGCGCGCGCCGCGGCGGCCGAGCGCGACGCCCGCGCCCGCGACCTGCACGCCGTGCGCACGGCGCTGCACGACACCTCCGAGAAGCTGGCCGCGGCCTCGGCCGAGCGCGACATGCACTGCGCCAGG AGCGAAGAGTTGAGGCAGCAATTGGAAACGGAGCAACACTACTGTTTCGTTTACAAGAGCCAAGCCAACGACATGCGTCTGATGCTGGAGGAGAACACGCGAGCGGCGCGCGATGCCGAGCAGGAGCGCTCCAGTCTGCTGCATCAGCTGCAGCTCGCCATCGCACGCGCTGACTCCGAGGCCATCGCCAG GTCTATAGCCGAGGAGACGGTCGGCGAGTTGGAGAAGGAGAAGACAATGAAGGAGCTGGAGATGCGCGACGCGATGTCCCAGCACCGCAGCGAGCTGGCCGCGCGGGACGCCATGCTGCAGGGGCTGCGCGACAGGGACCACGAGAACCGGGCCACCATCGACCTGCAGCGGAAG GAGGTAGACGAGTTACGTCGCAACGGCACAGCCCTGGCTGAGCGCGTGGCCACGCTGCAGAGACTGCAGGAAGACGTCGACCGACTCAACAAGAAACTTAACTCCGAGATCATGCTCAAGCAACAAGCTGTCAACAAACTTGCCGAGATAATGAACAG GAAAGATATGAACCCGGCGGCGACGAAGAACAAGAGCAAGATGTCAGTGCGCAAGGACAAGGACTACCGCAAGCTGCAGCAGGAGCTGACGCGGGAGAAGGAGAAGTTCGACCAACACATGTCCAAGCTACAGCGGGACCTGCAGGACTGCCAGCAACAACTGCTCGACGAACAGTCCACGCGACAGAGACTCGCCATGGAG gttGACAGCAAAGACGCAGAGATTGAACAGCTGAAAGAGAAACTGGCAGCTCTAACGAGTGAGACAGCGTCACAGTCGTCCGCCGACGCAGAGGACGGGGAGACCGAGCAGACTCTGGAGGGATGGCTCTCTGTGCCATTCAAGCAGAATATACGACGCCACGGCTGGAAGAAACAGTACGTCGTCGTCTCCTCCAAGAAGATTATATTCTACAACACCGAGAATGACAAGCAGAACACCACGGATCCAGTCATGATTTTGGATTTGAG CAAGGTGTTCCACGTGCGCTCAGTGACTCAGGGCGACGTGATCCGCGCGGACGCGAAGGACATCCCGCGCATCTTCCAGCTCTTGTACGCGGGCGAGGGCGAGGCCAGGAGACCCGGGGACGCCGCCGACACTCCCGCCGAGGCAGGGGACCATGCCG GGAACACGGTGCAACACAAGGGCCACGACCTGGTCAGCATCACGTACCACATCCCCACGGCCTGCGAGGTCTGCACGCGCCCGCTGTGGCACATGTTCCGTCCGCCGCAAGCCTACGAGTGTCGCC GGTGCCGCATGAAGATCCACGCCGAGCACGTGGCGGAGGGCGACGGCGCGGCCGGGCCCGGCGTCGCCGCCTGCAAGCTGCACGCCGACCGCGCCAGGGAACTGCTCCTGCtggcgcccgccgcgcccgacCAGCGCCGCTGGGTGGCGCGCCTGCAGCGCCGCGTGCAGAGATACGGCTACCGCGCCGCACACACCAACCACGACCACACCAAGCTCTCGCCCAG AGACTCGATGCGGTCTAACCTGAAGTCAGCGTACATGAACGCGTCGCAGCGCAGCTCGACGTTGCCGGCCAACGCGTCGCTGCCGCGCCAGTGA
- the LOC118273703 gene encoding rho-associated protein kinase 2 isoform X1 has protein sequence MESVKDEERLRRLRALEERLCDPRSPGNVDCLLDTVTALVSDCDHPAIRRMKNVEAYTSRYEAFASDIVDLRMKAADFDLIKVIGRGAFGEVQLVRHKSTRQVYAMKLLSKVEMIKRSDSTFFWEERHIMAHANSEWILKLHFAFQDHKYLYMVMDYMPGGDLVSLMSNYDIPEKWAKFYTMEIVLALDVIHGMGFVHRDVKPDNMLIDKYGHLKLADFGTCMRMGPDGLVRASNAVGTPDYISPEVLQSQNGEGVYGRECDWWAVGIFLYEMLIGDPPFYADSLVGTYGKIMDHRNSLQFPDDVEISKDAKSLIRGLLTDRIKRLGKNSVNEIKQHPFFINDQWSFENLRDSVPPVVPELSSDDDTRNFDDMEKSDALDESFPVPKAFVGNHLPFVGFTYNGDYQLCARGLKAADVVDTISNNHINNVGSEAILQLEKLLERERDGRRKLEDTQVTLCAQLEEFSQRDSRNKKIIADTDKELALLRHDLKELQRKADIEAETRRKAEFNYNEAKRRLDEEQSKRAKEINNLQTYNDKINALEMQLTELREKLKQESEAAAKSRKQAAELTAAQAAAAAVNDGTVASLRAQRDNLERERSALSEELAGVKAAKQRCDAAVAEATSRLNAAHAELERASTRLNQIMADNRQLSERVSSLEKECASLAHELRAAKHMYQQEVRAHQDTQRSQLLSKQEANLELVKGESLQSKLNEEKTARQRSESACQEKDRQMSMLSVDYRQMQQRLQKLEGEHRQETEKAMGLAASLEQERAARMAASGEVAAAEAAARAAAAERDARARDLHAVRTALHDTSEKLAAASAERDMHCARSEELRQQLETEQHYCFVYKSQANDMRLMLEENTRAARDAEQERSSLLHQLQLAIARADSEAIARSIAEETVGELEKEKTMKELEMRDAMSQHRSELAARDAMLQGLRDRDHENRATIDLQRKEVDELRRNGTALAERVATLQRLQEDVDRLNKKLNSEIMLKQQAVNKLAEIMNRKDMNPAATKNKSKMSVRKDKDYRKLQQELTREKEKFDQHMSKLQRDLQDCQQQLLDEQSTRQRLAMEVDSKDAEIEQLKEKLAALTSETASQSSADAEDGETEQTLEGWLSVPFKQNIRRHGWKKQYVVVSSKKIIFYNTENDKQNTTDPVMILDLSKVFHVRSVTQGDVIRADAKDIPRIFQLLYAGEGEARRPGDAADTPAEAGDHAGNTVQHKGHDLVSITYHIPTACEVCTRPLWHMFRPPQAYECRRCRMKIHAEHVAEGDGAAGPGVAACKLHADRARELLLLAPAAPDQRRWVARLQRRVQRYGYRAAHTNHDHTKLSPRDSMRSNLKSAYMNASQRSSTLPANASLPRQ, from the exons ATGGAATCGGTGAAGGACGAAGAACGTCTGCGGCGGCTGCGTGCCCTGGAGGAGCGGCTTTGTGACCCTCGTTCTCCTGGCAACGTGGACTGCTTGCTGGACACCGTGACTGCTCTCGTTTCCGACTGTGACCACCCGGCTATCCGTCGCATGAAGAATGTCGAGGCTTACACCAGCAGAT ATGAGGCTTTTGCTTCAGACATTGTAGACCTGCGCATGAAAGCAGcagattttgatttaataaaagtGATTGGCCGTGGAGCATTTGGTGAAGTGCAACTAGTCAGACACAAGTCTACACGTCAAGTGTATGCCATGAAATTACTCAGTAAAGTTGAAATGATCAAGAGATCTGATTCTACATTTTTCTGGGAGGAACGACACATAATGGCACACGCTAACTCCGAGTGGatattaaaacttcattttGCTTTTCAAGACCACAAGTATTTATACATGGTAATGGATTACATGCCTGGCGGTGATCTGGTTAGCCTTATGTCCAACTATGATATACCTGAGAAATGGGCAAAATTTTATACTATGGAAATTGTCCTCGCTCTAGACGTAATTCATGGTATGGGTTTTGTACATCGTGATGTTAAACCAGATAATATGTTAATTGATAAATACGGACATCTAAAGCTAGCTGATTTTGGTACATGCATGCGAATGGGACCTGATGGTCTTGTGCGGGCAAGTAATGCTGTTGGTACTCCTGATTACATCTCACCGGAAGTGTTGCAATCACAGAATGGTGAAGGAGTTTATGGTCGTGAATGTGACTGGTGGGCTGtgggaatatttttatatgaaatgctTATAGGAGATCCTCCTTTTTATGCAGACAGTTTGGTCGGTACATATGGCAAAATTATGGATCACAGAAACTCACTACAGTTTCCAGATGATGTAGAAATTTCAAAGGATGCCAAATCTCTAATCAGGGGTCTTCTAACAGACAGAATCAAAAGGTTGGGCAAAAATAGTGTTAATGAAATTAAGCAGCACCCATTTTTCATCAATGACCAGTGGAGTTTTGAAAACTTGAGGGACTCTGTACCACCTGTCGTGCCTGAATTATCTAGTGATGATGATACAAGGAATTTTGATGACATGGAAAAGTCTGATGCTTTAGATGAATCTTTTCCTGTGCCCAAAGCATTTGTTGGTAACCATTTGCCTTTTGTAGGTTTTACTTATAATGGTGATTATCAATTATGCGCGAGAGGATTAAAGGCAGCCGATGTGGTAGATACTATCTCTAATAATCATATTAATAATGTTGGATCTGAAGCCATATTGCAACTGGAAAAACTTCTTGAAAGAGAAAGGGATGGTCGAAGAAAGTTGGAAGACACTCAAGTAACATTATGTGCTCAACTTGAAGAGTTTTCTCAGAGAGATTctagaaataagaaaataatagctGATACAGACAAAGAATTAGCACTATTACGTCACGATCTGAAAGAGTTACAAAGAAAGGCTGACATAGAAGCAGAGACCAGGAGAAAAGCTGAATTCAATTATAATGAAGCTAAACGACGACTCGACGAAGAGCAAAGTAAACGAGCGAAGGAAATAAACAACTTACAGACatataatgataaaattaatgcTTTAGAAATGCAATTGACAGAGCTGcgtgaaaaattaaaacaagaatcCGAAGCTGCTGCTAAATCAAGGAAACAAGCTGCAGAACTGACTGCCGCGCAGGCGGCTGCCGCTGCTGTTAACGACGGCACTGTGGCCAGTTTGCGTGCTCAGCGTGATAACCTGGAGAGAGAACGAAGTGCTCTCTCAGAGGAACTTGCTGGTGTTAAGGCAGCTAAACAACGTTGTGATGCAGCTGTAGCAGAAGCCACCAGTAGACTGAATGCCGCCCACGCCGAGCTCGAACGGGCATCGACACGACTAAATCAAATTATGGCCGACAATAGGCAGCTTTCAGAGCGAGTTTCCTCGTTGGAGAAGGAATGTGCGTCTCTGGCGCACGAGCTTCGTGCAGCCAAGCACATGTACCAGCAGGAAGTACGTGCACACCAGGATACGCAACGGTCTCAATTGCTCTCTAAACAAGAAGCCAATTTGGAGCTAGTCAAGGGTGAGT CTCTGCAATCCAAACTGAACGAGGAGAAGACGGCGCGACAACGTTCTGAATCTGCGTGCCAAGAGAAAGATAGGCAGATGTCGATGCTCAGTGTCGATTATAGACAGATGCAACAGCGCCTGCAGAAACTAGAAGGAGAACATCGACAGGAGACTGAAAAG GCAATGGGTCTAGCAGCTTCGTTGGAGCAGGAGCGGGCTGCGCGGATGGCGGCGAGCGGCGAGGTGGCGGCGGCCGAAGCCGCGGCGCGCGCCGCGGCGGCCGAGCGCGACGCCCGCGCCCGCGACCTGCACGCCGTGCGCACGGCGCTGCACGACACCTCCGAGAAGCTGGCCGCGGCCTCGGCCGAGCGCGACATGCACTGCGCCAGG AGCGAAGAGTTGAGGCAGCAATTGGAAACGGAGCAACACTACTGTTTCGTTTACAAGAGCCAAGCCAACGACATGCGTCTGATGCTGGAGGAGAACACGCGAGCGGCGCGCGATGCCGAGCAGGAGCGCTCCAGTCTGCTGCATCAGCTGCAGCTCGCCATCGCACGCGCTGACTCCGAGGCCATCGCCAG GTCTATAGCCGAGGAGACGGTCGGCGAGTTGGAGAAGGAGAAGACAATGAAGGAGCTGGAGATGCGCGACGCGATGTCCCAGCACCGCAGCGAGCTGGCCGCGCGGGACGCCATGCTGCAGGGGCTGCGCGACAGGGACCACGAGAACCGGGCCACCATCGACCTGCAGCGGAAG GAGGTAGACGAGTTACGTCGCAACGGCACAGCCCTGGCTGAGCGCGTGGCCACGCTGCAGAGACTGCAGGAAGACGTCGACCGACTCAACAAGAAACTTAACTCCGAGATCATGCTCAAGCAACAAGCTGTCAACAAACTTGCCGAGATAATGAACAG GAAAGATATGAACCCGGCGGCGACGAAGAACAAGAGCAAGATGTCAGTGCGCAAGGACAAGGACTACCGCAAGCTGCAGCAGGAGCTGACGCGGGAGAAGGAGAAGTTCGACCAACACATGTCCAAGCTACAGCGGGACCTGCAGGACTGCCAGCAACAACTGCTCGACGAACAGTCCACGCGACAGAGACTCGCCATGGAG gttGACAGCAAAGACGCAGAGATTGAACAGCTGAAAGAGAAACTGGCAGCTCTAACGAGTGAGACAGCGTCACAGTCGTCCGCCGACGCAGAGGACGGGGAGACCGAGCAGACTCTGGAGGGATGGCTCTCTGTGCCATTCAAGCAGAATATACGACGCCACGGCTGGAAGAAACAGTACGTCGTCGTCTCCTCCAAGAAGATTATATTCTACAACACCGAGAATGACAAGCAGAACACCACGGATCCAGTCATGATTTTGGATTTGAG CAAGGTGTTCCACGTGCGCTCAGTGACTCAGGGCGACGTGATCCGCGCGGACGCGAAGGACATCCCGCGCATCTTCCAGCTCTTGTACGCGGGCGAGGGCGAGGCCAGGAGACCCGGGGACGCCGCCGACACTCCCGCCGAGGCAGGGGACCATGCCG GGAACACGGTGCAACACAAGGGCCACGACCTGGTCAGCATCACGTACCACATCCCCACGGCCTGCGAGGTCTGCACGCGCCCGCTGTGGCACATGTTCCGTCCGCCGCAAGCCTACGAGTGTCGCC GGTGCCGCATGAAGATCCACGCCGAGCACGTGGCGGAGGGCGACGGCGCGGCCGGGCCCGGCGTCGCCGCCTGCAAGCTGCACGCCGACCGCGCCAGGGAACTGCTCCTGCtggcgcccgccgcgcccgacCAGCGCCGCTGGGTGGCGCGCCTGCAGCGCCGCGTGCAGAGATACGGCTACCGCGCCGCACACACCAACCACGACCACACCAAGCTCTCGCCCAG AGACTCGATGCGGTCTAACCTGAAGTCAGCGTACATGAACGCGTCGCAGCGCAGCTCGACGTTGCCGGCCAACGCGTCGCTGCCGCGCCAGTGA